AAGCCCACGTTGTACGGCTGACCTTTCATTGTATCGTATCTCTCGATCGCGAAAAGGAACGTTTTCGCCACGTCCCTGATATGTATGTAGTTCCTGCGGAAATTCTCCTCGAACAGGACGATGGACCGGTCCTTCAAGGCCTTCAGGACGAAATCGTTCACGAGGAGGTCCGTACGCATCCGCGGGCTCGTGCCGAAGACCGTGGCCAACCGAAGCGTGACGGCGCAACCCTTGTCCAGGAACGCCCTCTCGACTTCGACCTTGTCCTTTCCGTACTGCGAAACCGGACGCAGCGGACTTTCCTCCGTGCAGAAATTGTCCTTCTCGCCGATTCCGTAGCCGCTGTTGGTGGTGGGAAAAACCGCCTTCTGGGAAGCCGAAAGCATTTTCACGATCCGAAGCTGTGCGTCGAGGTTGACCATATGCGTAACGGACGGGTTCTTCTTGCAGGCCGGCGCCCCCACGATGGCCGCGAGAGGGATGACGACGTCGAACTTCGGCAGGAGGGAGGCCACAAGACCCTCGTCGCAGATGTCCCCCTTGATGAAATCGAAGTTCGGATCCGCGCAGCAATCGAGAAGGGAATGCTGGCCGTACATCAGGGAATCGAGCACGGTTACCCCGTATCCCCTTCCCAACAGGACCGGGACGAGGATCGAGCCGATGTATCCCGCCCCGCCTGTGACAAGAACCTTTTCCATGATCATGCCTCTCCGTCGTCGATAATCGTGCGCAGCCGCTTCAGGGGTCGATCCCCTTGAGATATTCTCCAGCCTGGAAGTACGTTTCCGGGATGCCGATGTCTATGAACCTCCCACGGCTTACGAATCCGTACACCGCATCATCCAGGAATGCGGGAAGAAGGTCCCTCTCCATCGACAGCACCTTTCCGCCCTCCACTCCGTCGAACAGGCTCCGCCGGAGCAGGTAAATGCCGGCGTTGATGTATCCGCCGCCGAGGCCGGGCCGCTTCTCCTCGAAGGAAACCACGCGGAGGCAGGAATCCATCCGGACCCTGCCGTACCGGCTCGCATCTTCGACCTCCTTGACCACCATCGTCAGGGAGGCGCGCCTTTCCGCGTGCGCGGCGGCCATTTCACCGAGGTCGGCCTCGACGTACGAGTCTCCGTTCAGCACGAGGACGTTTTCGGATTCCGAATTCATGAGCGCCAGCTTGACGGCCCCGCCCGTGCCCAACAGTTCCTTTTCCACCGAGAAAACGATTTCGAAGCCGAATGACCCGGCGTCCCTGTACCGCTCGACTATCTTGTCCGACATGTATCCCACGGCCAGGATCGCCTTGCCCACGATTCCGCTCCGGTCGAGGAAGCGGAGAAGTATGTCGAGGAACGGCTTCCCGCCGACCGGGGCGAGAGCTTTCGGCAGGCCGCTCACCGTCCCTTTCAGCCTGGTCCCGAGCCCTCCGGCCAGTATGATCGCGTCGATCTTCTCCATCCGTTCAGCGAGTCATTCCGTTCAGCGCGTCATGTAGATGATCTTCGAGCCTTCGTTTTCGAACCCGAAATCCACCTGCATCAGCCCGCGCAGCGCTTCACGGACGGCCTGCTGCCTTTCCATGGGGGCAAGCAGGAAGAGGAAGCCGCCCCCTCCCGCTCCGGCAAGCTTGCCGCCGTAAGCGCCGGCCGCGATCGCCTTTGCGTACATGCCGTCGATGGCATCGTTTGTAATCCTGCGGGAAAGCTTCTTCTTCAGCAACCACGATTCATGCAGAAGCGCGCCCAGTTTTTCCGCCATTTCCCGGGCGCCGCAATTCGAAATCATCTCTTCCGCTTCGAAAACGGTTTCCCGCATCCTTTCGAGGTACTCGTCCTTGCTGCACGACTTCGTGTTCGCGATCTGCTCCTCAAGAATCTCGGATGCGAAGCGCGTTATCCCCGTGTAGAACACCATCAGCGATTTCTGAAGGTATTCGTATTTTTCGTTCGATATCACGACGGGGCGGACGGACCATCCCGCCTTGTCGAATTCAATTACGTTCAGCCCGCCGAACGAGGCGTGCACCTGGTCCTGGCATCCCACGTTTTCCCCGATCATCCGCTGCTCGATGTGGATCGCCTCTTCCGCCAGCCGTTGTTTCGAAATGATTTTCCCCTCGAGGGCGTACAGTGCGTTCAGGAAACCGACGGTGAACGAAGAGGAGGAGCCCAGGCCGGTCTTCGCCGGAAGGTCGGCGAAGATGTGGATGTCCAGATTTCCGTTCGACTTCCTGAATTTCAGCGTCTCCCGGACGCTGGGATGGATGATCTGTTCCACGTCGTTCACGAGCTCGGCCTTCGAATAGCCTACGCGGATCTTGTATTCGAAGAAATCGCTGAGCCGGTTCACGCTGACGTAGGTGTACTTGTCGATCGTCGTCCCCAGGACCGCGCCCTTTTCCCGTTCGAAATATTCGCGGTAGTCCGTTCCGCCGCCGAAGAAACTGATCCGAACGGGAGTCCTCGATATGATCATGGCTTCCCCTGCCAGGATTGGCTGCTTTCGATTATGCGATATAAATGCCGGCAAGTGTAATTCAGGGATTTTTCATATGCGCTTTCGATCATTGGGCGATAGCGGTCCCAATGGTCCAGCATGTCCCGTATCTTCCACTCCAGTTCATCGAGGTCCTCGAAATAGACGAAATCCTCGCCCGGCGTGTAGTAACGTTCGATCACGTTCCACGGGTCTTTTTTCACCAGGTTCAACGTCCTCGAAAAAGCCGCTTCGTTGCACCTCGATTTGAACTGGGGCGCGATCCCCAAATCCTCGATGTGGCGGAACGCTTCGTTGTCCCGCCAGTTTTTTCTCGCCTTGATGTTGGCGACGTCGTCGTCGTTCCTGATATCGAAAGTGTTGAAGCAGATGGAGATCCTGCATCGGGCGATAAGCCGCAGCTTCCCGTCGTTGGTCAGATTCGTATCCGTGGCGTACTTCAGGTGTTTCTTCGTGAACTTGTTGATCCCGTGCGTCTGGGTCATGTACCGGTAGTTGAACTTCCTCATGATCTTCAGCATTCCCGAATATCTTTCGCCGTGGATCCCGCCATGGTAGCAGACGTCGTAAAGCTTATCCTGCGGCGCCGGGATGTCCGCTTCGTTGAAAGGATAGAAGATGTCCCTGTACTTGTTCCCGCCCCGGATGCCGTTCAGCCACCGGATCGTGTACGGGCAAATCCCGTAGACCTCGTCGAACCTGCCGTCGGCTTCGGTGGGCTGCCTGCTGCAGAACTCCGTCGGCATGGTGACGTTAAGATAGATCTTTCTTCCGCCGTCCGCGCCGCATTCCGGGGCGCGTCCGCTTTCCATGAAATTGTAGCCGTAATACAGAACATCCCGGCCGTCCCCCGTCGCCAGCTCGTCCAGCTTGAAATAGTGGGCGTTGGTCCCGGGAACTTCTATCGAAAGGTCCTTGACTACTCTCAAACCCGGCCCCTCGCTCCGTAATCGATGCCGTACTCCGCAAGGATCGGCCCCAGCTCCTTTTCGTATTCCCCAAGGTTCCATTTCCCCTTCACCAGCGCGGAGGCGATGTACGGGACGACCGAGGAATCGTAATGGACCAGCCCCCGCTTCGGCTCTTTGCGATAGGACACCAAACCCTTGATGTCAATCCGCGCGCACACCTTGTTCGCCTCGACCTCGAATTGCAGCTTTGTCCTTTTCCCCGCGATGTGAAGATCGGGGCCGATTTCGTGGATCTTCTCAAGGACCGGTTTCTTCCATATCGCGACCGTCTGGCTGTAGAAATATTCCGCCCGGTTGTCCAGGTAGAACAAGTCCTCACGGTTTCCGTATCTCGAAGGCGTGAAGTTGGAGCCGCGCGTGAACCGGATGAACGATATCGAGTCGTCCTTCGAAAGCAGCGAAACGTATTCGCCGACGGCGTCCCTGTCGACGTCGCCGTACAGAATATAATCCTCGTTGAAATTCATGATGAAGTCTTCTTTCACCGACTTCAGGCACTTGAGGTATTGCGTCCGGAAGTTGTCGCGCGGGTCGTAACGGACGACTTCGCAGCCGGCCGGCATCCCGTCCGCCTCGTCCGTGAAGACATACACCTTGTTGCCGGGGTAGTGCTTCTCCAACTGACCGAAGAACATTTTCCAAAGGTCGCGGGACGTCGATACGGTGTTCACGGCCAGGCAGAAATTCTTCATCGGTTTTCCTTTGGCGGCGGTTTCGCGACGGCCCGGCCGGCGGCTA
The Deltaproteobacteria bacterium DNA segment above includes these coding regions:
- a CDS encoding nucleotidyltransferase family protein: MEKIDAIILAGGLGTRLKGTVSGLPKALAPVGGKPFLDILLRFLDRSGIVGKAILAVGYMSDKIVERYRDAGSFGFEIVFSVEKELLGTGGAVKLALMNSESENVLVLNGDSYVEADLGEMAAAHAERRASLTMVVKEVEDASRYGRVRMDSCLRVVSFEEKRPGLGGGYINAGIYLLRRSLFDGVEGGKVLSMERDLLPAFLDDAVYGFVSRGRFIDIGIPETYFQAGEYLKGIDP
- a CDS encoding glycosyltransferase family 1 protein, which produces MRVVKDLSIEVPGTNAHYFKLDELATGDGRDVLYYGYNFMESGRAPECGADGGRKIYLNVTMPTEFCSRQPTEADGRFDEVYGICPYTIRWLNGIRGGNKYRDIFYPFNEADIPAPQDKLYDVCYHGGIHGERYSGMLKIMRKFNYRYMTQTHGINKFTKKHLKYATDTNLTNDGKLRLIARCRISICFNTFDIRNDDDVANIKARKNWRDNEAFRHIEDLGIAPQFKSRCNEAAFSRTLNLVKKDPWNVIERYYTPGEDFVYFEDLDELEWKIRDMLDHWDRYRPMIESAYEKSLNYTCRHLYRIIESSQSWQGKP
- a CDS encoding kinase, with the protein product MIISRTPVRISFFGGGTDYREYFEREKGAVLGTTIDKYTYVSVNRLSDFFEYKIRVGYSKAELVNDVEQIIHPSVRETLKFRKSNGNLDIHIFADLPAKTGLGSSSSFTVGFLNALYALEGKIISKQRLAEEAIHIEQRMIGENVGCQDQVHASFGGLNVIEFDKAGWSVRPVVISNEKYEYLQKSLMVFYTGITRFASEILEEQIANTKSCSKDEYLERMRETVFEAEEMISNCGAREMAEKLGALLHESWLLKKKLSRRITNDAIDGMYAKAIAAGAYGGKLAGAGGGGFLFLLAPMERQQAVREALRGLMQVDFGFENEGSKIIYMTR
- a CDS encoding NAD-dependent epimerase/dehydratase family protein, yielding MIMEKVLVTGGAGYIGSILVPVLLGRGYGVTVLDSLMYGQHSLLDCCADPNFDFIKGDICDEGLVASLLPKFDVVIPLAAIVGAPACKKNPSVTHMVNLDAQLRIVKMLSASQKAVFPTTNSGYGIGEKDNFCTEESPLRPVSQYGKDKVEVERAFLDKGCAVTLRLATVFGTSPRMRTDLLVNDFVLKALKDRSIVLFEENFRRNYIHIRDVAKTFLFAIERYDTMKGQPYNVG